A window from Bacillota bacterium encodes these proteins:
- a CDS encoding response regulator transcription factor, protein MSNLVQIMIVDDHTLFRSGLKKLLQIDNTVSVVAEAASASEALELLKTEAIDLILMDITLIDMDGLEATKLIKKEYPNIKIIILTMHKDEPYLMEALKAGATGYILKEAATTELATAIRAVMDGEITVAPSLMKVLVNKAINGNSEYENSNSKTGGILTTREIEVLKYICLGYTSQEAADILVISVKTVEKHKEHIMEKLNLKRRYQLIDYAIKEGLFTLEP, encoded by the coding sequence ATGTCAAACCTTGTGCAAATAATGATTGTAGATGACCATACACTCTTCAGATCAGGATTAAAAAAGCTGTTGCAAATAGATAATACAGTCAGTGTGGTTGCCGAGGCTGCAAGCGCAAGCGAAGCGCTGGAACTGCTTAAAACCGAGGCTATAGACTTGATTCTAATGGATATCACCCTCATCGATATGGACGGGCTGGAAGCAACAAAATTAATCAAGAAAGAGTATCCTAATATTAAAATAATCATACTAACTATGCACAAAGATGAGCCTTATCTTATGGAGGCTCTGAAAGCAGGAGCAACCGGATACATTTTGAAAGAAGCGGCAACAACCGAACTTGCCACGGCTATTCGGGCAGTAATGGATGGGGAAATCACCGTAGCCCCGTCTTTGATGAAAGTTCTTGTCAATAAAGCAATTAACGGAAATTCAGAGTACGAAAATAGCAATAGCAAAACAGGTGGAATCCTGACAACTCGCGAAATAGAGGTTCTAAAATATATATGTTTGGGTTATACCAGCCAGGAAGCTGCCGATATCCTGGTAATCAGTGTCAAGACTGTGGAAAAACACAAAGAGCACATTATGGAAAAATTAAATCTGAAGCGTCGTTATCAGCTCATTGATTACGCAATAAAAGAAGGGTTGTTCACGCTGGAGCCCTAA
- a CDS encoding serine hydrolase — protein sequence MNEKLNDLFFLQVTEQMLNNKNVFGAVLCVENGDNSISWLKGVGNIKSEGRYFIASVTKLYVTAVMLMLRAQGSLAFSDKIYEYFSEELIDKIHVLEGVDYTKEITIAHLLSNTSGIPDYFYYDKPKGEAADDLILGNDQPWPLDQALKSAKAKKPKFKPGQRGKVHYSDTNYQLLGGIIEKVTGKRIGEVFEEFIFQPLNLKNTYAYQDIYDTTPVPIYYKSKKIHAPRYMASVTAEGGIVSTAKETMKFLKAFFNGSFFPQETLKELKINWNMIYFPGQFYFGLGLEKLWTPRIFSPFRPIGEVLGFWGQTGAFAFYNPDTDLYFTGTINQASGMGHSAAYKAIIKIIKSA from the coding sequence ATGAATGAAAAACTGAATGACTTATTTTTTTTACAAGTAACCGAACAGATGCTGAATAACAAAAATGTCTTTGGGGCAGTTCTATGTGTTGAGAATGGAGATAATTCAATCTCCTGGTTAAAAGGGGTTGGAAATATTAAGTCAGAAGGCAGGTATTTTATTGCCAGTGTTACCAAACTTTATGTAACAGCTGTTATGTTGATGCTAAGAGCACAAGGTAGTCTGGCTTTTTCAGATAAGATTTATGAATACTTTTCTGAGGAACTGATTGATAAGATACATGTTCTTGAAGGTGTTGATTATACAAAAGAAATTACAATTGCACACCTTTTAAGCAATACTTCCGGGATACCCGATTACTTCTATTATGATAAGCCCAAGGGGGAAGCCGCCGATGATCTGATACTGGGGAACGATCAGCCCTGGCCTTTAGATCAAGCATTGAAGAGTGCAAAAGCAAAAAAACCGAAATTCAAACCAGGCCAGAGGGGTAAAGTTCATTATTCCGATACAAATTATCAACTACTGGGTGGCATAATTGAAAAGGTAACTGGAAAGCGAATAGGGGAAGTTTTTGAGGAATTTATTTTTCAGCCGCTAAATCTAAAAAATACTTATGCTTATCAGGATATATACGATACCACTCCTGTGCCTATATATTATAAATCTAAGAAAATTCATGCACCCAGGTATATGGCATCCGTTACTGCCGAAGGAGGAATTGTATCTACTGCAAAGGAAACAATGAAGTTCCTGAAAGCCTTTTTTAACGGTTCCTTTTTCCCGCAGGAAACCCTCAAGGAGCTAAAGATAAACTGGAACATGATATATTTTCCAGGACAATTTTATTTTGGGCTGGGCTTAGAAAAGTTATGGACACCAAGGATATTTTCACCATTTAGACCAATTGGAGAAGTTTTAGGGTTCTGGGGCCAAACAGGGGCTTTTGCCTTCTATAATCCAGATACTGACTTATATTTTACCGGAACCATTAATCAGGCCAGCGGCATGGGCCATAGTGCTGCATATAAGGCTATTATAAAGATAATCAAGTCGGCATAG
- a CDS encoding TIGR00725 family protein codes for MYYIAVVGGSQCSVEEESIAFEVGRSIAQKGGTVICGGGPGVMEAAARGADSAGGVAIGILPGPDHREGNRYLKYSIATGLGEARNAIITRTADAVIAVGGEYGTLSEIALAMKMGKPVITVKSWSISPPGKLKTAQISVNNADDAVSIAINKIKQNE; via the coding sequence ATGTACTATATTGCGGTTGTCGGTGGCTCGCAATGCTCTGTTGAAGAAGAATCTATCGCCTTTGAAGTGGGCAGGTCGATTGCTCAAAAAGGTGGCACGGTTATTTGTGGCGGCGGGCCGGGTGTTATGGAAGCGGCAGCCAGGGGCGCTGATTCTGCGGGTGGAGTGGCGATCGGTATTCTACCCGGTCCTGACCACCGTGAGGGAAACAGGTATCTTAAATATTCTATTGCTACCGGTCTCGGGGAAGCGCGCAATGCCATTATAACCCGGACAGCCGATGCTGTGATTGCTGTCGGCGGTGAATACGGCACACTTTCTGAAATAGCCCTGGCCATGAAAATGGGGAAGCCGGTAATAACCGTAAAAAGTTGGAGTATTTCTCCACCGGGCAAATTAAAAACTGCACAAATTTCAGTAAATAATGCCGATGATGCGGTTTCAATTGCTATCAATAAGATAAAACAAAATGAGTAA
- a CDS encoding YraN family protein encodes MTRQRQIVGMAGEKAAREFLEKAGYSIIEANYRCFLGEIDIIALKADTLIFAEVRTKTGLTFGRPEESVTKDKVYRLRRLAHHYLQSKHREERASRIDLIAVMLDRRENQVTEINHIKGIGGF; translated from the coding sequence ATGACCAGGCAACGTCAAATTGTGGGAATGGCCGGTGAAAAAGCTGCCCGGGAGTTCCTTGAAAAAGCAGGATATTCAATTATCGAAGCCAATTATCGCTGTTTCCTGGGTGAAATAGATATAATTGCTTTGAAAGCGGATACACTGATATTTGCTGAAGTGAGGACAAAAACCGGACTGACTTTCGGCAGGCCGGAAGAATCTGTGACTAAAGATAAAGTATATAGATTACGTCGGCTCGCTCATCATTATCTGCAGTCAAAGCACAGGGAAGAAAGGGCAAGCCGTATTGATTTGATTGCTGTAATGCTTGACCGTAGAGAAAATCAAGTTACAGAGATTAATCATATCAAGGGTATTGGCGGATTTTAA
- a CDS encoding ribonuclease HII encodes MSIHEMTIAEIKEMLADCEELSSEDEALLKADARRGVEILLHAHYRKIKARENEKLRLKKMLSFENNLYAQGYRAIAGVDEAGRGPLAGPVVAAAVILKKDSIFPGLNDSKQLTAAVRERLFEQIVVEAEAYSLGRATREEIDRLNIHAASMLAMIRAINGLRKQPDYLLVDGFRIRNCPLRQEAIKSGDTLSLSIAAASVLAKVARDKIMQDLHDQYPQYGFNRNMGYGTEAHRSALSEYGPCPEHRCSFKLI; translated from the coding sequence ATGTCAATTCATGAGATGACAATTGCCGAAATAAAAGAGATGCTTGCTGATTGCGAAGAACTTTCCTCTGAGGATGAAGCTCTCTTAAAGGCTGATGCACGCCGGGGCGTAGAAATTCTTTTGCATGCCCACTACCGTAAAATAAAGGCCAGGGAAAATGAAAAACTGCGCCTTAAAAAAATGCTTTCTTTCGAAAACAATTTGTATGCACAGGGATATAGAGCTATTGCCGGGGTTGACGAGGCCGGGCGAGGGCCGCTGGCCGGGCCGGTAGTCGCAGCGGCTGTCATATTAAAGAAAGATTCGATATTTCCCGGGTTAAATGATTCCAAGCAGCTTACAGCAGCTGTCAGGGAAAGATTGTTCGAACAGATTGTTGTCGAAGCGGAAGCATACTCTCTTGGCCGGGCAACCCGGGAGGAGATAGATAGGCTTAATATCCATGCTGCTTCAATGCTGGCCATGATCAGGGCGATAAACGGTTTGCGTAAGCAACCGGATTATCTGCTGGTCGACGGGTTCAGGATCCGAAACTGCCCTCTGCGTCAGGAAGCAATCAAAAGCGGCGATACTTTATCATTGTCTATTGCGGCGGCATCAGTTCTGGCTAAAGTTGCCCGGGATAAGATCATGCAGGATCTGCATGATCAATATCCCCAGTATGGTTTCAACCGGAACATGGGTTACGGAACAGAAGCTCACCGCTCTGCTTTATCCGAATATGGCCCCTGTCCCGAACACCGCTGCTCTTTCAAACTTATTTGA
- the ylqF gene encoding ribosome biogenesis GTPase YlqF, whose product MIEGQWYPGNMARAVNRLRQDLKIVDLVVELIDARIPGSSRNPLFGRLLEGKKHLLLLHKADLAEETITNRWVSYFNNSGIKSLSFSVNTRRSINHLLNFLKQQEKNIISSRIKRPLRMMIIGIPNVGKSTLINYFVKKSVVRTGNQPGITRGRQWIKVMPGVELLDTPGILWPKLTDRNTFPLAAVGSIPAGRIDVQDIALWLIRQYLENDKASLLLKRYRELLPDTPDKTLEQIGLSQGCLRAEGLVDFERASAFLLRDFQNGSLGRISLEKPPSQ is encoded by the coding sequence TGTAAACCGTTTGCGCCAGGATCTGAAAATTGTGGACCTGGTTGTTGAATTGATCGATGCCAGGATACCGGGAAGCAGCCGCAACCCGCTTTTCGGCCGTCTCCTGGAAGGTAAAAAACACCTCCTGCTTCTGCATAAGGCAGATCTGGCTGAAGAAACCATAACCAACCGCTGGGTTTCGTACTTCAACAATAGCGGTATTAAATCGCTTAGTTTCAGCGTAAATACCCGACGGTCGATCAATCATTTACTTAATTTCCTGAAACAGCAGGAAAAAAACATAATCTCATCACGTATAAAACGTCCCCTGCGGATGATGATAATCGGCATACCCAATGTCGGCAAGTCAACGCTGATCAACTATTTTGTAAAAAAATCTGTAGTCCGAACCGGTAATCAACCCGGAATAACCCGTGGAAGACAATGGATAAAAGTGATGCCCGGAGTTGAACTGCTGGATACTCCGGGTATTCTGTGGCCGAAACTAACAGACCGAAATACTTTCCCTCTGGCTGCTGTCGGCTCAATACCTGCCGGTAGGATCGATGTTCAGGATATAGCTCTCTGGTTGATCAGGCAGTACCTTGAAAACGACAAAGCCAGCCTTCTGTTGAAACGTTACCGCGAACTGCTACCCGACACTCCGGATAAAACACTGGAGCAGATCGGTCTATCCCAGGGCTGCCTGCGTGCGGAAGGATTGGTTGATTTTGAAAGGGCTTCAGCATTTCTCCTTCGTGATTTTCAGAATGGTTCACTGGGACGAATTTCTCTCGAAAAACCTCCAAGTCAGTGA